In a single window of the Natronosalvus caseinilyticus genome:
- a CDS encoding DUF7555 family protein produces MARLESVQWRLLALVCADALSYVFAVVVVATITAVPISLAVGGGFGGAKVVLFFAGFLLLAYATVRLWPSSPEEVSGRSTDAADAIGLSASPTGSNETRFQRFARALPPARWVESPPPDRELSSAGKLFWSSLGVLLISYLMETMFGVV; encoded by the coding sequence ATGGCCCGGCTCGAATCTGTGCAGTGGCGCCTGCTTGCCCTCGTCTGTGCGGATGCGTTATCGTACGTGTTCGCCGTCGTCGTCGTGGCGACGATCACCGCAGTCCCAATCAGTCTCGCTGTCGGTGGCGGGTTCGGCGGGGCCAAGGTCGTTCTGTTTTTCGCCGGGTTCCTGTTGCTCGCGTACGCGACCGTTCGCCTCTGGCCGAGCTCGCCCGAGGAGGTGTCCGGTCGATCGACGGACGCGGCGGATGCAATCGGGCTGTCGGCATCACCGACAGGCTCGAACGAAACCCGCTTCCAGCGATTCGCTCGAGCGCTTCCGCCCGCCCGCTGGGTCGAATCGCCGCCGCCGGATCGAGAACTCTCGTCTGCGGGAAAGCTCTTCTGGAGCAGCCTGGGTGTCCTGCTGATCTCGTATCTGATGGAGACGATGTTCGGCGTCGTCTAG
- a CDS encoding branched-chain amino acid ABC transporter permease, whose protein sequence is MSVETESGGPSGADDPSSDEPTNVRAVLAQELAATDFRLILVTLLGVYALFAVFTFASGNGMGALKSQYTRLSFLFAAYAVLSLALNLQWGYTGLFNIGVAGFMAVGVYTMSLLSTPPDAISGQGLGLPLPIGIVAGMIVAALVGLIAAVPALRLRADYLAIVTLGLSEIIRLTANSKTLSDWTIATFGFGTGGGSGTDLPARPTNTLVETYYAANNTLAQRAAWVIVMLGFVIAIYWLLVRVGNSPFGRVLKAIREDELVAQSLGKDTRWFKIKVFMLGCALMGLGGILWQGSQSYVSPDSFRPIVTFYVFIAVIIGGSGSNTGSVIGSILFVGLLFEGPRTLGNIVSSAVNLGSPPGTFAGAVEPLLVFNFAPFLAFLIDNISAFRFILLGIVLVIIMQKRPEGMLGHRTESAAAIDLGRDTPGGTTGGDHDE, encoded by the coding sequence ATGAGCGTCGAGACCGAAAGCGGCGGACCGTCGGGCGCCGACGACCCTTCGAGCGACGAACCGACCAACGTTCGCGCTGTCTTGGCCCAGGAACTGGCCGCGACAGATTTCCGGCTCATCCTGGTCACGCTCCTCGGCGTGTATGCGCTGTTCGCCGTCTTCACGTTCGCCTCGGGTAACGGTATGGGGGCACTCAAATCGCAGTACACCCGGTTGTCGTTCCTGTTCGCCGCCTACGCCGTCCTCTCGCTAGCTCTGAATCTCCAGTGGGGGTACACCGGCCTGTTCAACATCGGCGTCGCGGGGTTCATGGCCGTCGGCGTCTACACCATGTCGCTGCTGTCGACGCCTCCAGACGCGATTTCGGGTCAGGGTCTGGGCCTTCCGCTACCGATCGGCATCGTCGCCGGTATGATCGTGGCCGCGCTGGTTGGACTCATCGCAGCCGTCCCAGCGTTGCGCCTTCGGGCCGACTACCTCGCCATCGTGACCCTCGGCCTTTCCGAGATTATCCGCCTCACGGCAAATTCAAAGACGCTCTCGGACTGGACGATAGCGACCTTCGGGTTCGGTACCGGCGGCGGGAGCGGGACGGACCTTCCAGCCCGCCCGACCAACACGCTCGTCGAGACCTACTATGCGGCCAACAACACGCTCGCTCAACGCGCCGCGTGGGTCATCGTAATGCTCGGATTCGTTATCGCCATCTACTGGCTCCTGGTTCGTGTGGGGAACTCCCCGTTCGGGCGGGTCCTCAAAGCGATTCGCGAGGACGAACTCGTCGCCCAGTCCCTCGGTAAGGACACCCGCTGGTTCAAGATCAAGGTGTTCATGCTCGGGTGTGCCCTGATGGGGCTCGGCGGCATCCTCTGGCAAGGGTCCCAGAGCTACGTCAGTCCGGACTCGTTCCGACCCATCGTCACGTTCTACGTGTTCATCGCCGTCATCATCGGCGGCTCGGGATCGAACACGGGTAGCGTCATCGGATCGATCCTCTTCGTCGGCCTCCTGTTCGAGGGGCCGCGGACCCTCGGAAACATCGTCTCGAGCGCGGTCAACCTCGGATCGCCACCGGGGACGTTCGCCGGCGCGGTCGAGCCCCTGTTGGTCTTTAACTTCGCGCCGTTCCTGGCGTTCCTGATCGACAACATCTCGGCGTTCCGATTTATCCTGCTCGGCATCGTTCTCGTTATCATCATGCAAAAACGACCGGAAGGGATGCTGGGTCACCGAACCGAGTCGGCCGCCGCAATCGACCTCGGCCGCGACACTCCTGGCGGAACCACCGGAGGTGACCACGATGAGTGA
- a CDS encoding DUF7529 family protein, whose translation MPKPDDDSVGIRARTPAATQAWKRTLEDMQAIAEERRSEGWEMTTLPAIQTSVLSKADGSEDRFGLIHVLADNHADTFRTAYEKGSFPRSEAYRNTVDGFVYLVTELLDPDSETGILIASQYDLHLARGMIASAIDEGKLQTRVKLIDGTELAMTTHEDVSAFVPDLGHIKAQLGVEDEQDEQDEQDEHEG comes from the coding sequence ATGCCAAAACCGGATGACGATTCAGTCGGGATTCGAGCTCGTACCCCGGCGGCGACACAGGCCTGGAAGCGAACGCTCGAGGACATGCAGGCGATCGCCGAGGAGCGACGGTCCGAAGGGTGGGAGATGACGACACTTCCAGCGATCCAGACGTCCGTATTGTCGAAAGCAGACGGGAGCGAGGATCGGTTCGGGCTCATTCACGTGCTGGCAGATAATCACGCCGATACGTTTCGGACGGCCTACGAGAAGGGATCGTTCCCGAGGAGCGAGGCCTACCGGAACACGGTCGACGGCTTCGTCTATCTCGTCACCGAGTTGCTCGATCCGGACTCCGAGACTGGTATTCTCATTGCGAGTCAGTACGACCTCCACCTCGCTCGCGGAATGATCGCCTCGGCGATCGACGAGGGCAAGCTACAGACCCGGGTCAAACTCATCGATGGGACCGAACTCGCGATGACGACGCACGAGGACGTCAGCGCGTTCGTCCCGGATCTCGGGCATATCAAGGCCCAGCTCGGGGTTGAGGATGAGCAGGACGAACAGGACGAGCAGGACGAGCACGAAGGCTAG
- a CDS encoding ABC transporter ATP-binding protein yields the protein MSDATSTDAEDAARAAGTTDDRPGLSTDVPLRIENLRKTFGGIVAVDDATFEVEAGSLTGLIGPNGAGKSTTFNCIAGAHTPDSGTVTFQGEDITGLRPEQIANRGLVRTFQIARELEEMTVLENLMLAPKGQVGESLWRSVTPFARGEVIEQEIEIRDRVWEMLDFFEIDHIAHTQAGTLSGGQRKLLEMARALMTDPEMLLLDEPLAGVNPTLEEKLLDRIHELRGQGYTFLLVEHDMDVIMENCEHVIVMHQGSVLAEGEPETIQENERVIQAYLGEMDV from the coding sequence ATGAGTGACGCGACCAGCACCGACGCGGAGGATGCGGCGCGGGCGGCGGGGACGACCGACGATCGCCCCGGTCTGTCCACCGACGTCCCGCTCCGAATCGAAAACCTGCGGAAGACGTTCGGCGGTATCGTCGCCGTCGACGACGCGACCTTCGAGGTCGAGGCCGGATCGCTCACCGGACTCATCGGTCCGAACGGGGCCGGAAAGTCGACGACGTTCAACTGCATCGCCGGTGCACACACGCCCGACTCGGGTACGGTCACGTTCCAGGGCGAGGACATCACGGGACTTCGCCCCGAACAGATCGCCAACCGAGGGCTCGTTCGAACGTTCCAGATCGCACGCGAACTCGAGGAGATGACCGTCCTCGAGAACCTGATGCTCGCTCCAAAGGGCCAGGTCGGCGAATCGCTCTGGCGCTCGGTGACACCGTTCGCCCGCGGCGAAGTTATCGAACAGGAGATCGAGATACGCGACCGCGTCTGGGAGATGCTCGACTTCTTCGAGATCGATCACATCGCCCATACACAGGCGGGCACTCTCTCGGGCGGCCAGCGAAAGCTGCTGGAGATGGCGCGAGCACTGATGACCGACCCCGAAATGTTACTGCTCGACGAACCGCTCGCGGGCGTCAACCCGACGCTCGAGGAAAAGTTGCTCGATCGAATTCACGAACTGCGCGGGCAGGGATACACGTTCCTGCTCGTCGAGCACGACATGGACGTTATTATGGAAAACTGCGAACACGTGATCGTGATGCACCAGGGGTCAGTTCTGGCGGAAGGCGAACCGGAAACGATCCAGGAGAACGAACGAGTGATCCAGGCGTACCTGGGGGAGATGGACGTATGA
- a CDS encoding ABC transporter ATP-binding protein — protein sequence MSQESLRTDTDEAMRADEDVMVEVSNLRTYYDEGGLLGGNPVKAVDGVSFEIKRGETLGLVGESGCGKTTLGRTLVQLEQATDGAIRFDGTDITELSGPELKAWRRDAQIVFQDPDSSLNDRMTVGEIVREPLDVHDWKTPDERRQHVRELLEKVGLQREHYYRYPHQFSGGQRQRIGIARTLTLEPEFIVLDEPVSALDVSVQAEVINLLEDLQDEFGLTYLFIAHDLSVVRHICDRVAVMYLGNIMEIGPTEELFTDPSNPYTHALLSAIPEPDPTSEKHRITLQGTPPNPRFPPEGCPFSTRCPARIRPEEYKHLSHELWMRLDTLQEILRERERAERSVSERVKELLGRETRFGTIDEIYDELFSDVSVPEEVQSVLDEIAEHVRRNDEATALEVLAADFESVCGSEHPEYYPVGESNRVSLCHRHDDAYRDPEPVLEERHGYVPNE from the coding sequence ATGAGCCAGGAATCGCTACGAACAGATACCGACGAGGCTATGCGCGCCGACGAGGACGTCATGGTCGAGGTATCGAATCTACGGACGTACTACGACGAAGGGGGCCTACTGGGTGGAAACCCGGTCAAAGCGGTCGACGGGGTCTCCTTCGAAATCAAACGCGGCGAAACGCTCGGGCTCGTCGGGGAATCCGGCTGTGGAAAAACGACCCTCGGACGAACGCTCGTCCAGCTCGAACAGGCGACGGACGGGGCGATCCGCTTCGACGGGACCGACATCACGGAACTCAGCGGTCCGGAGCTCAAGGCCTGGCGTCGAGACGCCCAGATCGTCTTCCAGGATCCCGACTCGAGCCTGAACGATCGGATGACCGTCGGCGAAATCGTTCGCGAACCGCTCGACGTTCACGACTGGAAGACACCCGACGAACGCCGACAGCACGTTCGCGAACTCCTCGAGAAGGTGGGACTCCAGCGCGAACACTACTACCGCTATCCCCACCAGTTCTCCGGCGGCCAGCGCCAGCGGATCGGTATCGCCCGAACACTGACGCTCGAACCGGAGTTTATCGTCCTTGACGAACCGGTGAGTGCCCTGGACGTCTCCGTGCAGGCCGAAGTTATCAACCTCCTCGAGGACTTACAGGACGAGTTCGGGCTTACCTACCTGTTCATCGCCCACGACCTCTCGGTCGTCAGACACATCTGTGACCGGGTAGCGGTCATGTACCTCGGGAATATCATGGAGATTGGACCGACCGAGGAACTGTTCACCGATCCGTCGAACCCGTACACGCACGCGCTGCTCTCGGCGATTCCGGAACCGGATCCAACCTCGGAGAAACACCGAATCACGCTACAGGGAACGCCACCAAACCCCCGATTCCCTCCCGAGGGGTGTCCGTTCAGCACGCGGTGTCCGGCGCGGATCCGGCCAGAAGAGTACAAACATCTGTCGCACGAACTCTGGATGCGGCTGGATACCCTTCAGGAAATCCTTCGAGAACGTGAACGGGCCGAACGGTCGGTTTCGGAGCGAGTCAAGGAATTACTCGGAAGGGAGACTCGATTTGGGACGATCGACGAGATTTACGACGAACTCTTCAGCGACGTTTCGGTTCCCGAGGAGGTACAGTCGGTCCTCGACGAAATCGCCGAACACGTCCGGCGAAACGACGAGGCTACTGCACTCGAGGTGCTGGCTGCAGACTTCGAAAGCGTCTGCGGAAGCGAACACCCCGAGTACTACCCCGTGGGCGAGAGCAATCGGGTTAGTCTCTGTCATCGCCACGACGACGCCTACCGAGACCCCGAGCCAGTTCTCGAGGAACGGCACGGTTACGTCCCGAACGAGTAG
- a CDS encoding ABC transporter ATP-binding protein encodes MSADQSQTKSQSQSAETETNRAAEPTGDDAVSALRDPLATVPEETILTVRDLDAGYGDLQILTDIDLDVGEGEYVTIVGPNGAGKSTLMKSVFGLTAHMGGSITFQGEEIHPLAPEAIIHKGISYVPQNENIFGTLTVEENLEMGAYILDSVPEDRLEAVYDRFPVLRERKDQKAGTMSGGQRQMVAMGRALMLDPDLLLLDEPSAGLAPDLVQDMFDRIDRINDDGTAILMVEQNAKTALRRCDRGYVLAQGENSYTDTGDRLLADDEVRQQFLGG; translated from the coding sequence ATGAGCGCCGATCAGTCACAAACGAAATCGCAATCGCAATCAGCCGAGACGGAAACGAACCGAGCCGCCGAACCGACCGGAGATGACGCCGTCTCCGCCCTCCGCGACCCGCTCGCGACGGTCCCCGAGGAGACCATCCTCACCGTTCGCGACCTCGACGCCGGCTACGGCGACCTCCAGATCCTGACCGACATCGACCTCGACGTCGGCGAGGGCGAGTACGTGACCATCGTCGGACCGAACGGCGCCGGGAAGTCGACGCTTATGAAATCCGTCTTCGGATTGACGGCACACATGGGCGGATCGATCACGTTCCAGGGAGAGGAAATTCATCCCCTCGCCCCCGAGGCGATCATCCACAAGGGCATCAGCTACGTCCCCCAGAACGAGAACATCTTCGGGACGCTCACGGTCGAGGAGAACCTCGAGATGGGCGCGTACATCCTCGACTCGGTGCCCGAGGATCGACTCGAGGCCGTCTACGATCGGTTTCCGGTGCTGCGAGAGCGCAAGGATCAGAAGGCCGGAACGATGTCCGGTGGGCAGCGACAGATGGTAGCGATGGGCCGAGCGTTGATGCTCGACCCCGACTTGCTCCTGCTGGACGAGCCATCGGCCGGCCTCGCTCCCGACCTGGTCCAGGATATGTTCGACCGCATCGACCGGATCAACGACGACGGGACGGCAATCTTGATGGTCGAGCAGAACGCCAAAACCGCGCTCAGGCGCTGTGATCGAGGCTACGTGCTCGCCCAGGGCGAGAACAGCTACACCGACACCGGGGACCGGTTGCTGGCCGACGACGAGGTGCGCCAGCAGTTCCTCGGTGGGTGA
- a CDS encoding acyl-CoA carboxylase subunit beta: MEERIEELESMREEALLGGGEERIERQHEKGKMTARERIEYFLDDDTFTEFDQLRTHEERNFGMEERKVLGDGVVTGYGEVDGRNVFVFAHDFTVFGGSLGEVFAEKVTKVMDMAMEVGAPIVGLNDSAGARIQEGVKSLAGFTEIFRRNQQASGVVPQISSIMGPCAGGAVYSPAITDFIFMVEDSSHMYITGPGVTKTVTGEDVTHEELGGALTHANETGVAQFACESEEQALDDIRRLLSYLPSNNVEDPPRVEPWDDPDRRDEALESIVPDNPQKPYDMTNVIETVMDEGSFFEVAENYAKNLVVGFSRLDGRSVGVVANQPRVNAGTLTVDASMKGSRFVRFCDSFNIPIVTFVDVPGYMPGTDQEHRGIIRHGAKLLYAYSEASVPLLTVITRKAYGGAYCVMASKNLGADINYAWPTAEIAVMGPKGAVNILYRKELAEADDSDALREELIEEYREEFANPYTATDKGFLDDVIRPTETRPRLIRDLEMLETKREDTPDKKHGNIPL, from the coding sequence ATGGAAGAGCGTATCGAGGAACTCGAGTCCATGCGCGAGGAGGCGCTGCTCGGCGGCGGCGAGGAACGGATCGAACGCCAGCACGAGAAAGGGAAGATGACCGCGCGAGAGCGCATCGAGTATTTCCTCGACGACGACACCTTCACCGAGTTCGACCAGCTCCGGACCCACGAGGAGCGCAACTTCGGGATGGAAGAGCGCAAGGTCCTCGGCGACGGCGTCGTCACGGGCTACGGCGAGGTCGACGGACGAAACGTCTTCGTCTTCGCCCACGACTTCACCGTCTTCGGGGGCTCGTTAGGCGAAGTCTTCGCCGAGAAGGTGACGAAGGTGATGGACATGGCGATGGAGGTCGGCGCCCCCATCGTCGGCCTGAATGACTCCGCGGGCGCGCGGATCCAGGAGGGCGTCAAGAGCCTCGCGGGGTTCACCGAAATCTTCCGGCGGAACCAGCAAGCCAGCGGCGTCGTTCCCCAGATTTCCTCGATCATGGGGCCGTGTGCCGGGGGCGCCGTCTACTCCCCCGCGATCACCGACTTCATCTTCATGGTCGAGGACTCGAGTCACATGTACATCACGGGGCCTGGCGTCACGAAGACCGTCACCGGCGAGGACGTCACCCACGAGGAACTCGGCGGGGCGCTCACGCACGCGAACGAGACGGGCGTCGCCCAGTTCGCCTGCGAATCCGAGGAACAGGCCTTAGACGACATCCGGCGACTGCTCTCGTATCTCCCGTCGAACAACGTCGAGGACCCGCCCCGCGTCGAACCGTGGGACGACCCCGACCGTCGAGACGAGGCCCTCGAGTCCATCGTCCCCGACAACCCTCAGAAGCCCTACGACATGACCAACGTCATCGAGACGGTGATGGACGAGGGCTCGTTCTTCGAGGTGGCCGAGAACTACGCGAAGAACCTCGTCGTCGGCTTCTCGCGGCTCGACGGCCGATCGGTCGGCGTCGTCGCGAACCAGCCGCGGGTCAACGCCGGGACGCTCACCGTCGACGCCTCGATGAAGGGGTCGCGGTTCGTCCGCTTCTGCGATTCGTTCAACATCCCCATCGTGACCTTCGTCGACGTGCCCGGCTACATGCCCGGGACCGACCAGGAACACCGCGGGATCATCCGACACGGGGCGAAATTGCTGTACGCCTACTCCGAGGCATCGGTTCCTCTGCTCACCGTCATCACCCGCAAGGCCTACGGCGGGGCCTACTGCGTGATGGCCTCGAAGAACCTGGGGGCGGACATCAACTACGCCTGGCCGACGGCCGAAATCGCCGTCATGGGACCGAAGGGCGCAGTGAACATCCTCTACCGCAAGGAACTCGCCGAGGCCGACGATTCGGACGCCCTGCGCGAGGAACTCATCGAGGAGTACCGCGAGGAGTTCGCCAACCCCTACACCGCCACCGACAAGGGCTTCCTCGACGACGTGATCCGCCCGACCGAAACCCGGCCACGGCTGATCCGGGACCTCGAGATGCTCGAGACCAAGCGTGAGGACACGCCCGACAAGAAACACGGGAACATCCCCCTGTGA
- a CDS encoding acetyl-CoA carboxylase biotin carboxylase subunit yields the protein MFRKVLVANRGEIAVRVMRACEELNVGTVAVYSDADKHGGHVRYADEAYNVGPARAADSYLDHEAVIEAAQKADADAIHPGYGFLAENAEFAAKVEETEGITWIGPSSSAMESLGEKTKARTIMHEADVPIVPGTTDPVTDPDEVRAFGDEHGYPIAIKAEGGGGGRGMKVVEDESEVDDQLESAQREGEAYFGNDSVYLERYLEKPRHIEVQIIADEHGNVRHLGERDCSLQRRHQKVIEEGPSPALSDELREQIGEAARRGVAAADYTNAGTVEFLVEEEPGREGVLGPDANFYFLEVNTRIQVEHCVTEEITGLDIVKRQIRVAAGEELDFEQNDVEIDGHAMEFRINAENAAKDFQPATGGTLTTYNPPGGIGVRLDDALSQGDELVTDYDSMIAKLIVWGEDREECIERSLRALREYEIEGITTIVPFHRLMLTDEMFVEGRHTTKYLDNELEQSRIEQAQEQWGSEESTAADEEVVEREFTVEVNGKRFEVNLEDRGGAVPQAASNGGSSTAGAGGPPQSASSEGSSGDVEIQGDGERVDAEMQGTILSVEVAEGDEVAAGDVVVVLEAMKMENDIVASTGGTVSQVAVEEGQSVDMGDTLVVLE from the coding sequence ATGTTCAGGAAGGTTCTGGTCGCGAACCGAGGCGAGATCGCGGTTCGAGTCATGCGAGCCTGCGAGGAATTGAACGTTGGAACCGTCGCCGTCTACTCCGACGCCGACAAACACGGCGGTCACGTCCGCTACGCCGACGAAGCCTACAACGTCGGCCCCGCCCGCGCGGCCGACTCCTACCTCGACCACGAGGCAGTCATCGAGGCCGCACAAAAGGCCGACGCCGACGCGATCCACCCCGGCTACGGCTTCCTCGCCGAGAACGCCGAGTTCGCCGCCAAAGTCGAGGAGACAGAGGGCATCACCTGGATCGGTCCCTCGAGTTCGGCCATGGAGAGTCTCGGCGAGAAGACCAAGGCCCGAACGATCATGCACGAGGCCGACGTGCCCATCGTGCCTGGCACCACCGATCCCGTTACCGACCCCGACGAGGTCCGTGCCTTCGGCGACGAACACGGTTACCCAATCGCGATCAAAGCCGAGGGTGGGGGCGGCGGCCGCGGCATGAAAGTCGTCGAAGACGAGAGCGAGGTCGACGACCAACTCGAGAGCGCCCAACGTGAGGGCGAGGCCTACTTCGGCAACGACTCGGTCTACCTCGAGCGCTACCTCGAGAAGCCCCGCCACATCGAGGTCCAGATCATCGCCGACGAGCACGGCAACGTGCGTCATCTGGGCGAGCGCGACTGTTCACTCCAGCGCCGTCACCAGAAGGTCATCGAAGAAGGCCCATCGCCCGCGCTCTCGGACGAACTGCGCGAGCAGATCGGCGAAGCCGCCCGCCGTGGGGTCGCCGCCGCCGACTACACGAACGCCGGCACCGTCGAGTTCCTCGTCGAGGAAGAACCCGGGCGCGAGGGCGTCCTCGGCCCCGACGCGAACTTCTACTTCCTCGAGGTCAACACCCGCATCCAGGTCGAACACTGCGTGACCGAGGAGATCACCGGCCTCGACATCGTCAAGCGCCAGATTCGGGTCGCCGCGGGTGAAGAACTCGACTTCGAGCAGAACGACGTCGAGATCGACGGCCACGCGATGGAGTTCCGAATCAACGCCGAGAACGCCGCGAAGGACTTCCAGCCCGCCACGGGCGGGACACTGACGACCTACAACCCACCAGGTGGGATCGGCGTCCGCCTCGACGACGCGCTGAGCCAGGGTGACGAACTCGTCACCGACTACGACTCGATGATCGCGAAACTCATCGTCTGGGGCGAAGACCGCGAAGAGTGTATCGAACGCTCGCTTCGCGCCCTGCGAGAGTACGAGATCGAGGGCATCACGACCATCGTCCCGTTCCACCGCCTGATGTTGACCGACGAGATGTTCGTCGAGGGTCGACACACCACGAAGTACCTGGACAACGAACTCGAGCAATCCAGAATCGAGCAGGCCCAGGAACAGTGGGGAAGCGAGGAGTCGACCGCGGCCGACGAGGAGGTCGTCGAACGCGAGTTCACCGTCGAAGTCAACGGGAAACGCTTCGAGGTCAACCTCGAGGACCGCGGCGGTGCCGTTCCGCAGGCGGCCAGCAATGGGGGGTCGAGCACCGCCGGCGCCGGTGGACCGCCACAATCTGCCAGCAGCGAGGGCTCGAGCGGCGACGTCGAGATTCAGGGCGACGGCGAACGCGTCGACGCCGAGATGCAGGGGACGATCCTCTCCGTCGAGGTCGCTGAAGGCGACGAGGTCGCCGCCGGTGACGTCGTCGTCGTCCTGGAAGCGATGAAGATGGAAAACGACATCGTCGCCTCGACGGGTGGCACCGTCTCGCAGGTGGCCGTCGAAGAAGGCCAGAGCGTCGACATGGGCGATACGCTCGTCGTCCTCGAGTGA
- a CDS encoding ABC transporter substrate-binding protein, protein MVHKLPRRKVLTGIGAAGALGVAGCLDGQGDGGNGNGNDTDNGGAEIDYGGTVRYGVLMPETGDLGSLGGTMRDGALLVERQLSDSLDFDVQTGDTETDPSAGQSAAQSLVDSGMPAVVGPAASNVNLQVTRQAFIPNQVVGMSPSSTAPAVTDLDDDGFIFRTCPSDALQGPVMAQVVEEDLEGSSTATLYLNDDYGQALESSYVDAFEEAGGEVMNQVSFEAEQSTYSSQIGDALDGEPDVLMVVGFPQSGITLFRDYYSDYADDWDGSIIVPDGLIDSELPGEVGNDMEDVWGTAPSAAGPGADFFADLYEEEFGSAPEVFNAQSYDAAAVITLATIAAGDDEVDGTAVRDAIPEVANPEGEQYGPSELADAAAAVAGGEEIDYVGASSPVDFDDNGDQVSVAYDVMRYQGGTIEVQDTIDFEAE, encoded by the coding sequence ATGGTACATAAGCTACCACGACGAAAGGTGCTAACCGGTATCGGTGCGGCAGGTGCACTCGGTGTTGCTGGCTGTCTCGATGGGCAGGGAGACGGCGGCAACGGGAACGGGAACGATACCGACAACGGCGGTGCTGAGATCGACTACGGTGGAACGGTTCGATATGGGGTCTTGATGCCCGAGACGGGCGACCTCGGCAGCCTCGGTGGAACGATGCGTGACGGGGCGCTACTGGTCGAACGCCAGCTTAGCGACTCCCTCGACTTCGACGTCCAGACCGGCGACACCGAAACTGACCCCTCCGCCGGTCAGTCTGCCGCACAGAGCCTCGTCGACAGCGGCATGCCCGCCGTCGTCGGTCCGGCCGCCTCGAACGTCAACCTGCAGGTGACCCGACAGGCCTTCATCCCGAACCAGGTCGTCGGTATGTCGCCCTCCTCGACCGCACCGGCGGTCACGGACCTCGACGACGACGGCTTCATCTTCCGGACGTGTCCGAGCGACGCGCTCCAGGGCCCCGTCATGGCGCAGGTCGTCGAGGAGGACCTCGAGGGCAGTTCGACCGCGACGCTCTATCTGAACGACGACTACGGACAGGCGCTCGAGTCTTCGTACGTCGACGCGTTCGAGGAAGCCGGTGGCGAAGTGATGAACCAGGTGTCGTTCGAGGCCGAACAATCCACCTACAGTTCACAGATTGGTGACGCCCTCGACGGGGAACCGGACGTACTCATGGTCGTCGGCTTCCCGCAGTCGGGCATTACCCTCTTCCGCGATTACTACAGCGACTACGCAGACGACTGGGACGGTTCCATCATCGTTCCCGACGGACTCATCGACTCGGAACTGCCGGGCGAAGTCGGGAACGACATGGAAGACGTCTGGGGGACGGCCCCGAGCGCCGCCGGCCCTGGTGCGGACTTCTTCGCCGACCTCTACGAGGAGGAGTTCGGCTCCGCCCCGGAGGTCTTCAACGCGCAGTCGTACGACGCCGCTGCCGTCATCACCCTCGCAACGATCGCCGCGGGCGATGACGAGGTCGATGGAACGGCAGTCCGTGACGCCATCCCCGAGGTCGCGAACCCCGAGGGAGAACAGTACGGACCGAGCGAACTCGCCGACGCCGCCGCCGCAGTGGCTGGTGGCGAGGAAATCGACTACGTGGGTGCTTCCTCGCCCGTCGACTTCGACGACAACGGTGACCAGGTAAGCGTCGCTTACGACGTCATGCGATACCAGGGTGGCACCATCGAAGTGCAGGATACGATCGACTTCGAGGCCGAATAA